In the Oscarella lobularis chromosome 9, ooOscLobu1.1, whole genome shotgun sequence genome, GCCAAGAGGAGGAAAATTTCTCGTCTTGTTGCAAATCCAAGTCTCGTTCTCCAGTGAGTGTATAGTGCAAATCGCGACTTGGCATCTCCTTCCAAAGTTCTGATTTCAAcgcaatattttttctatatataaaaaaggagaaaaaattgaattattttgagATCTTCCCAAAATACTTACTTTGATACTCTAATTTGATCGCTGCCACTTTTTTCTAGAACGTTTTCGCCGAACGTTTCCAAGACGTGTGAGAGTTGTGCGGACGAATTTGAATCGGTTTGTGAGTCGTCaagaacgtcacgtgacgttccCACGATGGAATCAACAACGTCAAATGTATCGTCAACCGCTTCGTCGCTCAAATCACCAAAACGAATAAGATTAGCAACAGTCactaggaaaaaaattaataaataattatatgtATTCTTTGGGGAGTCTTACTTGATACGCTTGTGACTGTTTGACTGTTGAGGGGTTTCCTTGTTATTTGATTTATAGCTGAAGCGATTGAATCTGCGTTATTTTCGTTGATTTCTATTTGAGACGCGGCTACTGCATCCACGTTTTCGCAGTGGAGACCCGTGTAGTAGAGCTGAGAGCAGACGCATTCGTACTGCCCTTTCTCAGGGCGATTGACGCATTTAGCGTCGTTCTGACAGGGAGACGGATCGCAGAAGTCAAGCACTGTCTCACAACTAGAAGAGACGTGATGTAAAGTGTAGTGTCCCCCATATAATCTATAGGACTAACCGGGATCCTTTGATTCCGCTAGGACATTTGCAGTAGACGCCACTTACTAAATTGCTACATGTGCCACCGTTCTGGCACGGATGATTGGAGCAAGAGTCGACGATTGCTTCGCAGAATTTGCCAGTGAaacctattaattaattaaaataaataatatttatatttaatCTACTTTCTTCTGTTTACCTTTGGTGCATGTGCATTCGACTGAGTCGACTCTGTCTAGACATTGGGCTCCATTGTAGCAGGGTCCCGTTGCACAGTCATCTGTTGTGTCCACGCAATTGGGGAGACTTGTTCCCTTGGGACAAACGCATCGATAAccattgacgtcatccacACAAGTACCCCtataaaaggaaaagagagagagagtgtCTAGATGTGATTCTCTACTTCTCCTCTCACCCATTGATGCATGGATTTGaagcacattcgtcaatattgacgtcacagtgTGATCCCATGAAACCAGCCAAACATTGACACGTGTAACCGTTTAGCTCATCTTTACACACACCCTGGCCACAACTAGAGAGAAGaaattataataataaaaaatcaatactataTATTTTTTACTTGGCTGTCTTGCATTCATTCATATCTGAATCGCAGTTCTTTCCCTCCCAACCTGGACTGCAGACGCAATGATAGTCGTTAATCAAATCGTTGCAACTTCCGTGAACGCATGGCGACGGACGACACTCATTGATATTCACGTCACACGTAGAACCCGTGTATCCAGGGAGACACGCGCACGAAAACATTCCAATCAAATCCGTACatctaaaatcaataatttatatcattaattaattaattaatagaggttattgatttattactTTGCTCCGTTTTTGCATGGATTTTGAAGgcattcgttgacgtcatcagtgCAGTATTTTCCGCTGTAACCCGGCTTGCATTTGCACCAAAAATTGTCAATCATGTCCACGCATTCGCTCGTCTTTCCGCCACACGGCGATCCCGTACAATTATCAATCAATTCTAAAGCCAATAAATACTATAAGaaatatatttttatttctttatgtACCTTTTTTATAAAGGACATAGTTGCTTTCACTTCCGGCGAGTATCAGAGCAACAGCACGTCCATTCGTCTCGATTAAACTCCCGTATCCCCCgcgcaatgacgacgatcctTTGAAATCGCGTCGAACAACACCGCCTCTTTTCAATTCGTATTTGTGTACAAAGAGTCGAGAGCCGGTTTCTTCGCCGACAAGAAATGGGCCGTCGGATCCATCGATACCGGAAGTAGTCATGATGTTGCGTCCCGTTCCAACGAGACCGGAATAGGAATCAATTTCCGTTCCACTGGAAAGCGAAAATGATTTCCAGAAGGCAAAGTCTTGATTGGCTGCTCTCTTTATGCCAGTCACATAGACACTTCCGCTTCTCACACTCACATCCATAATCGTATAGTCAGAAGTGAGCGATTGACTCCAATCAATTGAAGATAAACTGGAGGATTTCATCCGAGCAATAAATTGGTTTCCAGCCACAATAACAATTCCATtagaagtgacgtcaatgtcTATGATTGGACCAGTAAGTCCAAGTAAACCGTAAGAAACTCGTTTTCCGTCAGCGCAACGCAAAGTCTCAATGTACGCTTTGGATCCTTTCACTTCTCCGCCCACCAAAAAAACGAGGGTTTTATCAGacgaaattttgattttttccaCTGTGCGTTTCGTTCCGCTCGGATCGTCGTATCTCCATAGAATTGATCCGTCACTGCTATTCATTTTGACGGCGAATGGACGTGCCCCGCCCCCGCTAACCCCACCCACGTAAATGGCGTCAccgttcgacgaaacgccATTTGCGCGTTCTGCGTTCGTTATGCGCTTCGTCCACGTCATCGCGCCTTGTTGGGCGTCGTGTACGGCGCAAAATGCGTCGGTTGTGTTCGAAGGGGCCCCCGCTTGTCCCacaacgatgacgttgcTTGTTTGACGATCGTATTCGACCGCAAAAGCTTCGCTAGTTGCATATGTTCCCGTTGCAGTCCAAGCATCGTTGAATTCTGTAGGGGAAAAGGCTGCTAAGACGGTGGTTTCCCAAAAGGAGCCCGCGGCCTTCTAACACGTGCTCCATCGCTCTCTCCATATACGTCAGAACGATGGGGATCGATAGAGAAACAAATCGAAACCGCTAAACGGTGTTTAGCTTTGCTCGGCTCTTTGCCAAGATTCGTGGAAAGTCGGGGGAGGAAGCCGGGTCGAAGCTAGACGCTTCCTTACCTGAACTAGCCAATGTTCTGCTGCATAAAACAGCCAACATTGCTATAAGAAGAAGCTTCATGGTGTCGAAGTCGATCGCGCTGCTGCTGTTCCTCGCTGAATCGCGCGGATCACGAGCTTTCACGGCGGCGTCTGAGCTCACGTGGCACGTGCGAAATGACAGCGAAGATCAAAACGTTATTGGATTACgtagttaattaaatcagTCGGGTCTACGCAAACGTAATCTTTGGTGTTCCTTTACCCTTTTTCGGTTTACTAGGAGGagctgatgatgatgatgacgtatCGGTTTCTAGTATAACATTggcgctttcttcgtcagcATTCAATACTTTGGGTGCATCTGGTAAGGAGGAATAGAGAGGCAAAGCAGCTGAACTCGTTGTTTTCACGTTGATTGATAAAACATTGGACCAATGACGTGGTATAAGCTGAGATAGAGAGGAAGCAGCGTGACAGATATTTGCAACAATCTGCTTAGCTGGCATTGATACATAAGCAATAGGAACGCAactagaagagaagagaataaAGAGAATAAAGAAGTTCAACAAGTCTTCTTACCTGCAAGCTCCACGACCAACATATAAATAGGTTGAATCTACAGCTGATCCGATTTCTCGTTTCAAGTCTTTTTTGCGCAGATTCACAGCAATAGGTCGTCTAAAATAAATTCAtagtaaataataataattaagaacttttttttcttctgactttttcttttcgtagaAATGTTTTCCTAGCAATCTTGGCATGCAATGCCATacgcgatcgtcgacaaGAAATAAGTCGAATTGAgcgcaaagacgacgtcgagattCGTACGATGAATATTCCTTCTTGACTTTTTTCACTGGAATTATTTCCGAAATTTGATCGATATCGTGAACGTCGAATAGTTCGCGAATCGacttttctccgtcttttGTGAAAAGGCAGACCGATGAACGATCGCAGCCGTAAAGAGAATGGAGAAGAGGTCtagagacgaagaagggaaaaaagggggccccccttttATTCTATCTACTTACATTCGCTTTGGTTTAGGCGATGAAGCTGGGATTCTCTTCAATGCGACTATGAGAaggattttctcttcttcgctttcgagtTTTATCTCCTTCTCCGTCGTACGAGCTTTGCTAAAGCTCTGGAGTGCGTTCACAGCCGCTTTTACCTACAAAATCCCGCTCTAGAGTGAGACAGGAGGCCAAGAAGACGCTCTAACCTGAGCTTTCGGCAAAGCCATGCTTCCGTTGATTCCCCGTATGTAAAATAGACCCTCGATGATTGCGTGTATTTTTCGACTCCTTTTCCTCGTGCCTGTATCCCTACCACTCGACTTTAGCACAAAGACTCCGTACGAGCCGCCAAAGAGAGTCGCCTTTGAAGAAAAGGACTCGATTTGCAACTGCACAGCAATTCAAGTGAACGGAATTCTTCGTCACGGATCGCGATACCCTAGTAGAAGAGATATGAAGTCTCTAAGACTTCTCACTCGCAAATTGACGAGTTGGTTACCCGTGCTAGACGCCCATTGGTCAGCTCGAATGGCCACGTGGAATTTTCCCTCCACGCTATCCgaacatcgcgaaaaacaTTTGCACA is a window encoding:
- the LOC136190982 gene encoding uncharacterized protein, producing MKLLLIAMLAVLCSRTLASSEFNDAWTATGTYATSEAFAVEYDRQTSNVIVVGQAGAPSNTTDAFCAVHDAQQGAMTWTKRITNAERANGVSSNGDAIYVGGVSGGGARPFAVKMNSSDGSILWRYDDPSGTKRTVEKIKISSDKTLVFLVGGEVKGSKAYIETLRCADGKRVSYGLLGLTGPIIDIDVTSNGIVIVAGNQFIARMKSSSLSSIDWSQSLTSDYTIMDVSVRSGSVYVTGIKRAANQDFAFWKSFSLSSGTEIDSYSGLVGTGRNIMTTSGIDGSDGPFLVGEETGSRLFVHKYELKRGGVVRRDFKGSSSLRGGYGSLIETNGRAVALILAGSESNYVLYKKELIDNCTGSPCGGKTSECVDMIDNFWCKCKPGYSGKYCTDDVNECLQNPCKNGAKCTDLIGMFSCACLPGYTGSTCDVNINECRPSPCVHGSCNDLINDYHCVCSPGWEGKNCDSDMNECKTANCGQGVCKDELNGYTCQCLAGFMGSHCDVNIDECASNPCINGGTCVDDVNGYRCVCPKGTSLPNCVDTTDDCATGPCYNGAQCLDRVDSVECTCTKGFTGKFCEAIVDSCSNHPCQNGGTCSNLVSGVYCKCPSGIKGSRCETVLDFCDPSPCQNDAKCVNRPEKGQYECVCSQLYYTGLHCENVDAVAASQIEINENNADSIASAINQITRKPLNSQTVTSVSMTVANLIRFGDLSDEAVDDTFDVVDSIVGTSRDVLDDSQTDSNSSAQLSHVLETFGENVLEKSGSDQIRVSKKNIALKSELWKEMPSRDLHYTLTGERDLDLQQDEKFSSSWLALLKIDRRLLDSKPVILNAIGMRDESLFRGKLSEKTKIVSPILSIKMNTDGAKMKEFPVRFSMRHSKLTNSSALNPRCVWWNYTALENQGNWSDKGCTSHTPTGARYTNCTCVHTTNFAILVDIDSAMGDTISNDHDDVLSIVSLIGCIASLVCIGLTIFVILCFKMLRDNQAMQILLNLCIALFIGLLFFVIGNESYTHVAFCRASAILVHYFILSAQMWMLMAAVNFYLNLVKVFGQRSKRLVWKYAIIAWGTPLLFVLPGIITEQVTESSVYIRDNGACWLNGIGWFMGAFLAPILLIVVINWFVFGMVAKAIKNSQSGREDKSTLAYKLKIAIAVAQVLGLTWVFAAFTFLDARVVFSYLFAIFASLQGFFIFLFNVAMNREIRGLLRTARKRGIRHVVGKSKDELEKAYANSEVGSACDSLSPTGDYQFGYVQQPRRSFWARFFSRRPRDATSSTGSSLSTSLPSSSLGQNGERINLSRTGSTSSRKSLISTSSRSKTVKKEKQTIGYPGADDVILVTKTTDVFSDLPYAKVNTAFYESKKEHV
- the LOC136190924 gene encoding ribosomal L1 domain-containing protein 1-like, translating into MALPKAQVKAAVNALQSFSKARTTEKEIKLESEEEKILLIVALKRIPASSPKPKRIPLLHSLYGCDRSSVCLFTKDGEKSIRELFDVHDIDQISEIIPVKKVKKEYSSYESRRRLCAQFDLFLVDDRVWHCMPRLLGKHFYEKKKRPIAVNLRKKDLKREIGSAVDSTYLYVGRGACSCVPIAYVSMPAKQIVANICHAASSLSQLIPRHWSNVLSINVKTTSSAALPLYSSLPDAPKVLNADEESANVILETDTSSSSSAPPSKPKKGKGTPKITFA